The following are encoded in a window of Lactobacillus intestinalis genomic DNA:
- the rplB gene encoding 50S ribosomal protein L2: MAIKVYKPTTNGRRNMTSSDFAEITKSKPERTLLESQSHTAGRNSYGHITSRHRGGGHKQKYRIIDFKRNKDNAKAVVKAIEYDPNRTANIALLHYTDGIKAYILAPKGLKVGAVVESGENVDIKPGNTLPLKNIPTGTSIHNIELKPGKGGQLVRSAGAGAQVLGNDGNYTLVRLQSGEVRKILSSCRATIGTVGNEQHSLIQLGKAGRSRWLGKRPQSRGSVMNPNDHPHGGGEGKAPVGRPQPMTPWGKKARGIKTRDAKKASEKLIIRHRKGSK, from the coding sequence TTGGCTATTAAAGTTTATAAGCCAACCACAAATGGTCGCCGTAATATGACTTCTTCCGACTTTGCTGAGATTACTAAGAGCAAGCCAGAACGTACCTTGCTTGAATCACAATCACACACTGCAGGTCGTAACTCATACGGTCATATTACAAGTAGACACCGTGGTGGTGGTCACAAGCAAAAGTACCGTATTATTGATTTTAAGCGTAACAAGGATAATGCAAAAGCAGTTGTTAAGGCAATCGAATATGATCCAAATAGAACTGCTAACATTGCTTTACTTCACTACACTGATGGTATTAAGGCTTACATCTTAGCACCTAAGGGCTTAAAAGTTGGTGCTGTAGTTGAATCTGGTGAAAATGTAGATATTAAGCCAGGTAATACTTTACCATTAAAGAATATCCCTACTGGTACTTCAATTCACAATATTGAATTAAAGCCTGGTAAGGGTGGCCAACTTGTGAGAAGTGCTGGTGCTGGTGCACAAGTTTTAGGTAATGATGGTAACTACACTTTAGTAAGATTACAAAGTGGTGAAGTTCGTAAGATTTTATCATCATGCCGTGCAACTATCGGTACTGTTGGTAATGAACAACACTCATTAATTCAATTAGGTAAAGCTGGTCGTAGCCGTTGGTTGGGCAAGCGTCCACAATCACGTGGTTCTGTAATGAACCCTAACGATCACCCACATGGTGGTGGTGAAGGTAAGGCACCTGTTGGTCGTCCACAACCTATGACTCCATGGGGTAAGAAGGCTCGTGGTATCAAGACTAGAGATGCTAAGAAGGCTAGCGAGAAGTTAATCATTCGTCACCGTAAAGGTAGCAAGTAA
- the rplW gene encoding 50S ribosomal protein L23: MDARDIILRPVITEKSTNLMDDKKYTFDVLLTATKTQVRNAVEEIFDVKVKSVNIMNVRGKDKRVGRYFGKTARRRKAIVTLTNDSNDIKIFQDENKEDNK, encoded by the coding sequence ATGGATGCACGTGATATCATTTTAAGACCTGTCATTACCGAAAAGTCTACGAACTTGATGGATGATAAGAAGTACACCTTTGACGTGCTCTTAACTGCTACCAAGACTCAAGTTCGTAATGCTGTTGAAGAAATCTTTGATGTAAAGGTTAAGAGCGTAAACATTATGAACGTTCGCGGCAAGGATAAGCGTGTTGGTCGTTACTTTGGTAAAACTGCTCGCCGTAGAAAGGCTATCGTTACTTTAACTAACGACTCAAACGACATTAAGATTTTCCAAGACGAAAATAAAGAAGACAACAAGTAA
- the rplP gene encoding 50S ribosomal protein L16: MPLVPKRVKHRREFRGKMRGAAKGGKTIAFGEYGLQALESHWITNRQIEAARVAMTRYMKRGGKVWIRIFPQKSYTAKGVGVRMGSGKGAPAGWVAVVKREKILFEIGGVSEEVAREALRLASTKLPIKTKFVTKSSEVGGNSNEG; the protein is encoded by the coding sequence ATGCCTTTAGTACCAAAACGAGTAAAACACCGTCGTGAATTCCGTGGTAAGATGCGTGGTGCTGCTAAAGGTGGTAAGACCATTGCCTTTGGTGAATATGGTTTACAAGCCCTCGAATCACATTGGATTACTAACCGTCAAATCGAAGCTGCTCGTGTAGCTATGACTCGTTACATGAAGCGTGGCGGTAAAGTTTGGATTAGAATTTTCCCTCAAAAGTCATACACTGCTAAAGGTGTAGGTGTACGTATGGGTTCAGGTAAAGGTGCACCAGCTGGTTGGGTAGCTGTAGTTAAGAGAGAAAAGATTTTATTTGAAATTGGTGGCGTTTCTGAAGAAGTTGCTCGTGAAGCTTTAAGACTTGCTTCAACTAAGTTGCCAATCAAGACTAAATTTGTGACTAAAAGTTCGGAAGTAGGTGGCAATTCTAATGAAGGCTAA
- the rpsH gene encoding 30S ribosomal protein S8, which yields MVMTDPIADYLTRIRNANMAKHDSVEIPASNMKKSISEILKNEGFIRDYEIADDNKQGIIKIFLKYGPDGERVISGLKRISKPGLRNYVSAEDLPKVLNGLGIAIVSTSAGVITDKEARQKNVGGEVIAYVW from the coding sequence ATGGTCATGACAGATCCGATCGCAGATTACTTGACTAGAATTAGAAATGCCAACATGGCAAAGCATGATTCAGTTGAAATTCCTGCATCAAACATGAAGAAGTCTATTTCAGAAATTTTGAAGAATGAAGGTTTCATTCGCGATTACGAAATTGCAGATGATAACAAGCAAGGTATTATCAAGATTTTCTTGAAATATGGTCCAGACGGAGAACGTGTCATCTCAGGCTTAAAGCGTATTTCTAAGCCAGGTCTTAGAAACTATGTAAGTGCTGAAGACTTACCTAAGGTTCTTAACGGTTTAGGTATTGCCATCGTTTCTACTTCTGCTGGTGTAATTACCGATAAAGAAGCTAGACAAAAGAACGTTGGCGGCGAAGTTATTGCCTACGTTTGGTAA
- the rplV gene encoding 50S ribosomal protein L22 translates to MAEQISSAKAEARTVRIAPRKARLVVDLIRGKSVAEALAILEFTPRAASPIVEKVLRSAIANAEHNYDLESANLYVSEAYVNEGATLKRFRPRAKGMASPINKRTSHVVVVVSEKND, encoded by the coding sequence ATGGCAGAACAAATTAGTTCAGCTAAGGCTGAAGCAAGAACTGTTCGCATCGCTCCTAGAAAAGCTCGCTTAGTAGTAGATTTAATTCGTGGCAAGAGCGTTGCTGAAGCATTAGCAATCTTGGAATTTACGCCTAGAGCTGCTTCCCCAATCGTTGAAAAGGTTCTTCGTTCAGCTATTGCTAACGCAGAACACAACTATGATCTTGAAAGTGCTAACCTTTACGTATCTGAAGCTTACGTAAACGAAGGTGCAACTTTGAAGAGATTCCGTCCACGTGCCAAGGGTATGGCTTCTCCAATTAACAAGAGAACTAGCCACGTGGTTGTAGTAGTTTCAGAAAAGAACGATTAA
- the rplE gene encoding 50S ribosomal protein L5, whose product MASYLAQDYKENVVPALQEKFNYDSIMQVPKIDKIVLNMGVGDAVSNAKNLDEAVEELTLISGQKPLITKAKKSIANFRLREGMSIGAKVTLRGDRMYDFLYKLINVSLPRVRDFRGVSTRSFDGRGNYTLGIKEQLIFPEIDFDKVNRTRGLDVVIVTTANTDEEARELLGQFGMPFAK is encoded by the coding sequence ATGGCAAGTTATTTAGCTCAAGATTACAAAGAAAATGTAGTTCCTGCATTACAAGAAAAGTTTAACTACGATTCAATTATGCAAGTACCAAAGATCGACAAGATCGTATTGAACATGGGTGTTGGTGATGCTGTTTCCAACGCTAAGAACTTAGACGAAGCAGTTGAAGAATTGACTTTGATCTCAGGTCAAAAGCCATTAATTACTAAGGCTAAGAAATCAATCGCTAACTTCCGTTTACGTGAAGGTATGTCTATCGGTGCTAAGGTAACCCTTAGAGGCGATAGAATGTACGACTTCTTGTACAAGTTAATCAATGTTTCTCTTCCACGTGTTCGTGACTTCCGCGGTGTTTCAACTCGTTCATTCGATGGTCGTGGTAACTACACTTTGGGTATCAAGGAACAATTGATTTTCCCAGAAATCGATTTCGATAAGGTAAACCGTACTAGAGGTTTAGATGTTGTTATCGTTACTACTGCCAACACTGATGAAGAAGCTCGTGAACTTTTAGGTCAATTTGGTATGCCGTTTGCAAAATAA
- the rpsC gene encoding 30S ribosomal protein S3: MGQKINPNGFRLGVIRDWESKWYADRGYKETLNEDLKIRKFISEKLKDASVSTVEIERAANRINISIHTSKPGMVIGKGGSEVEALRKQLNALTNKQVHINIVEIKKPDLDAKLVADSIARQLEARIAFRRAMRQATQRSMRAGAKGIKVQTSGRLNGADMARREWHTEGRVPLQTLRADIDYAWVNAFTTYGEIGVQVWINRGEVLPTRKNKNASKPAKGGNK; the protein is encoded by the coding sequence ATGGGTCAAAAGATTAACCCAAATGGTTTTCGTCTCGGCGTAATCCGTGATTGGGAATCAAAATGGTATGCTGACAGAGGATACAAGGAAACCTTAAATGAAGACCTTAAGATTAGAAAGTTTATTTCAGAAAAATTAAAGGATGCCTCTGTTTCCACTGTAGAAATTGAACGTGCAGCTAATAGAATTAACATTTCTATTCATACTTCAAAGCCAGGTATGGTAATTGGTAAGGGTGGTTCTGAAGTTGAAGCCCTTAGAAAGCAATTAAATGCCTTGACTAATAAGCAAGTTCACATTAATATTGTTGAAATTAAGAAGCCAGATCTTGATGCAAAATTAGTTGCTGATAGTATTGCTCGTCAACTTGAAGCTCGTATTGCTTTCAGACGTGCTATGCGTCAAGCTACTCAAAGATCTATGCGTGCCGGTGCTAAGGGTATTAAGGTTCAAACTTCAGGTCGTTTGAACGGTGCCGACATGGCAAGAAGAGAATGGCACACAGAAGGACGTGTTCCATTACAAACTTTAAGAGCTGATATTGATTATGCTTGGGTAAATGCATTCACTACTTATGGTGAAATTGGTGTCCAAGTATGGATCAACCGTGGCGAAGTATTGCCTACTCGTAAGAATAAGAATGCTTCAAAGCCAGCGAAGGGAGGAAATAAGTAA
- the rpsQ gene encoding 30S ribosomal protein S17 — MSESNERNRRHVYQGRVVSDKMDKTITVVVDTYKNHPVYNKRIKYSKKYYAQDENNEAKVGDTVRIMETRPLSRTKRFRLVKIVKKSV, encoded by the coding sequence TTGAGCGAATCAAACGAAAGAAATCGTCGTCACGTATATCAAGGTCGTGTAGTTTCTGATAAGATGGACAAGACTATTACTGTTGTTGTTGATACTTACAAGAACCACCCTGTTTACAACAAGCGTATTAAGTATTCAAAGAAATACTATGCACAAGACGAAAATAATGAAGCTAAAGTTGGCGATACTGTTCGTATCATGGAAACCCGTCCATTATCTCGTACAAAACGCTTCCGTTTAGTTAAGATTGTTAAGAAATCTGTTTAA
- the rplD gene encoding 50S ribosomal protein L4, producing the protein MANLKLIDQNGKDSGEVTLNDSVFGIEPNESVVFDAIIRQRAGKRQGTSKVKNRSAVRGGGKKPWRQKGTGRARQGSIRSPQWRGGGVVFGPTPRSYAYSMPRKQRRLAIKSVLSQKLIDNDLVVLDKLTMSAPKTKELVSMLTNLKLEGKVLVVSDDENVQLSARNLTNVKVVPVNGLNVEDAVNFDKLILTQDAVKKIEEVLA; encoded by the coding sequence ATGGCTAATTTAAAACTTATTGATCAAAACGGTAAGGATTCTGGTGAAGTTACTTTAAACGATAGCGTTTTTGGTATCGAACCTAATGAAAGTGTTGTATTTGACGCAATTATTAGACAAAGAGCTGGTAAGCGTCAAGGTACTTCAAAAGTTAAGAACAGATCTGCCGTTCGTGGCGGTGGTAAGAAGCCTTGGAGACAAAAGGGTACAGGTCGTGCTCGTCAAGGTTCTATCAGATCACCACAATGGCGTGGTGGTGGTGTTGTATTTGGACCAACTCCACGTTCATACGCATACTCAATGCCAAGAAAGCAACGTCGTTTGGCTATTAAGTCAGTTCTTTCCCAAAAGTTAATTGACAATGATTTAGTTGTATTGGATAAGTTGACTATGTCAGCTCCAAAGACTAAAGAATTAGTTTCAATGTTGACTAACTTAAAGCTTGAAGGCAAGGTTTTAGTTGTTTCTGACGACGAAAACGTACAACTTTCTGCTAGAAATTTAACTAATGTTAAGGTTGTTCCAGTTAACGGCTTAAATGTTGAAGATGCAGTTAACTTTGACAAGTTAATCTTAACTCAAGATGCTGTGAAGAAGATTGAGGAGGTATTGGCTTAA
- the rpsG gene encoding 30S ribosomal protein S7 produces MPRKGHVTKRDVLADPVYNSKLVTKLINHLMIDGKRAKASSILYDAFTIVKDKTGKEPLDVFEEAMNNVMPVLEVRARRIGGSNYQIPVEVRPERRTTLGLRWLVSYARLRNEHTMDERLANEIIDASNNTGSAVKKREDVHRMAEANRAFAHYRF; encoded by the coding sequence ATGCCTAGAAAAGGACATGTAACTAAGAGAGACGTTTTAGCAGATCCAGTTTACAACTCAAAGCTCGTTACTAAGTTGATCAATCACTTAATGATCGACGGTAAGAGAGCTAAGGCATCTTCAATCCTTTACGATGCTTTCACTATTGTTAAGGACAAGACTGGTAAGGAACCACTTGATGTTTTTGAAGAAGCAATGAACAACGTTATGCCAGTTCTTGAAGTAAGAGCTCGTCGTATCGGTGGTTCAAACTACCAAATCCCAGTTGAAGTTCGTCCAGAAAGAAGAACTACTTTAGGTTTAAGATGGCTTGTTTCTTACGCACGTTTACGTAATGAACACACTATGGATGAACGTTTAGCTAACGAAATCATCGACGCTTCAAACAACACTGGTTCAGCAGTTAAAAAACGTGAAGATGTTCACCGTATGGCTGAAGCAAACCGTGCATTTGCACACTACCGCTTCTAA
- the rpsS gene encoding 30S ribosomal protein S19: MSRSIKKGPFADASLLKKVDAQQDADKKQVIKTWSRRSTIFPSFVGLTIAVYDGRKHVPVYITEDMVGHKLGEFVPTRTFHGHRSTDDKATGKA, from the coding sequence ATGAGCCGTAGTATTAAAAAAGGTCCTTTTGCTGACGCATCCTTATTAAAGAAGGTTGATGCTCAACAAGATGCAGACAAGAAACAAGTTATTAAGACTTGGTCACGTCGTTCAACTATTTTCCCTTCCTTTGTTGGTTTGACTATAGCTGTTTACGATGGTAGAAAACATGTCCCAGTTTACATTACTGAAGACATGGTTGGTCATAAATTAGGTGAATTTGTTCCAACTAGAACTTTCCATGGACACAGAAGCACCGATGATAAAGCCACAGGAAAGGCTTAG
- the rplN gene encoding 50S ribosomal protein L14 — MIQNESRLKVADNSGARELLVIRVLGGSKRKTGNIGDIVVATVKQATPGGVVKKGDVVKAVIVRTKSGARREDGSYIKFDENAGVVINADKSPRGTRIFGPVARELRENDFMKIVSLAPEVL, encoded by the coding sequence GTGATTCAAAACGAATCTCGTTTAAAGGTTGCTGATAACTCTGGTGCTAGAGAACTTTTGGTTATTAGAGTCTTAGGTGGTTCTAAGCGTAAGACCGGTAACATCGGTGACATCGTAGTAGCTACTGTTAAACAAGCAACACCAGGTGGCGTTGTCAAAAAAGGTGACGTCGTAAAAGCTGTCATTGTTAGAACAAAATCAGGCGCACGTCGTGAAGATGGTTCATACATCAAATTTGACGAAAACGCTGGCGTAGTTATTAATGCAGATAAGAGCCCACGTGGTACTCGTATCTTTGGGCCAGTTGCACGTGAGTTGCGTGAGAACGACTTTATGAAGATCGTTTCTCTTGCTCCTGAAGTTTTATAA
- the rplC gene encoding 50S ribosomal protein L3 yields the protein MTKGILGRKVGMTQIFTKDGILVPVTVVEATPNVVMQVKTVESDGYEAVQLGYQDKREVLSNKPEQGHAAKAKTSPKRFIREIRGVELKDYEVGSEVTVDTFKEGDVVDVTGTTRGHGYQGNIKRWGQSRGPETHGSRYHRIPGSMGSIINRVPKGKRLPGHMGVKQVTIENLVIEKVVADKNVLMIKGNVPGAKNSLITVKSASKAVKADK from the coding sequence ATGACCAAAGGAATCTTAGGAAGAAAAGTTGGTATGACTCAAATCTTTACTAAAGATGGTATCCTTGTTCCTGTAACTGTTGTTGAAGCAACTCCTAACGTTGTTATGCAAGTTAAGACTGTTGAATCAGATGGTTACGAAGCAGTTCAATTAGGTTACCAAGACAAGCGTGAAGTATTGAGCAACAAGCCAGAACAAGGTCATGCTGCAAAGGCAAAGACTTCACCTAAGCGCTTCATTCGAGAAATTCGCGGTGTTGAGCTTAAGGATTACGAAGTAGGCTCAGAAGTCACTGTGGATACATTTAAGGAAGGTGACGTCGTAGACGTTACTGGTACTACAAGAGGTCATGGATACCAAGGTAACATTAAGCGTTGGGGCCAATCAAGAGGACCAGAAACTCACGGTTCAAGATACCACAGAATTCCTGGTTCAATGGGTTCAATCATTAACCGTGTACCAAAGGGCAAGCGTTTGCCAGGTCACATGGGTGTAAAGCAAGTTACCATTGAAAACTTAGTAATTGAAAAAGTTGTTGCAGATAAGAACGTATTAATGATCAAGGGTAACGTTCCAGGTGCTAAGAATTCATTAATCACTGTTAAGTCTGCTTCAAAGGCTGTAAAAGCTGATAAATAG
- the fusA gene encoding elongation factor G, which yields MANKREFPLEKTRNIGIMAHIDAGKTTTTERILYYTGKIHKIGETHEGDSQMDWMDEEKERGITITSAATTAQWKDYRINIIDTPGHVDFTIEVERSLRVLDGAVTVLDAQAGVEPQTENVWRQAETYGVPRIVFVNKMDKIGADFDKSVKSLHERLNANAHAVQMPIGSADTFEGVIDLINMVADIYDEDKLGSKWDTVPVPDEYKEEATKRRNELIEAVADVDDGIMEKYLGGEEISNDELKAAIRKATINLEFFPVFAGSAFKNKGVQMMLDGVVDYLPSPLDVKPYVAHDPKTGDEVELRANDNEPFAALAFKIATDPFVGRLTFIRVYTGSLESGSYVLNSSKNSRERVGRLLQMHANSRTEIPEVFSGDIAGAIGLKNTTTGDSLTDPKRPLILESLEIPDPVIQVSIEPKSKADRDKMDVALQKLTEEDPTFRAETNPETGQTLIAGMGELHLDIEVERMKREFHVEATIGEPQVAYRETFTKEAKAQGKFVRQSGGKGQYGDVWIDFTPNEEGKGYEFEDAIVGGVVPREFIPSVDAGLQEAMKNGVLAGYPLIDVKAKLYDGSYHEVDSSEAAFKVAASLALRNAASKAGAVILEPIMKVQVTTPEEYLGDVMGSITARRGTMDGMEDRAGAKVLNAMVPLAEMFGYATTLRSSTQGRGTFTMVFDHYAPTPKSIQDEIIKKRGTNAE from the coding sequence ATGGCTAATAAGCGTGAATTTCCATTAGAAAAGACACGTAACATTGGTATCATGGCCCACATCGATGCGGGTAAGACTACCACTACTGAACGTATCCTTTACTACACTGGTAAGATCCACAAAATTGGTGAAACTCACGAAGGTGATTCACAAATGGACTGGATGGATGAAGAAAAGGAACGTGGTATCACTATCACTTCAGCTGCCACTACAGCTCAATGGAAAGATTACAGAATTAACATTATCGATACCCCAGGACACGTTGACTTCACTATCGAAGTAGAACGTTCACTTCGTGTTCTTGATGGTGCTGTAACTGTTCTTGATGCGCAAGCTGGTGTTGAACCACAAACTGAAAATGTTTGGCGTCAAGCTGAAACTTACGGTGTTCCTCGTATTGTTTTTGTTAACAAGATGGATAAGATTGGTGCTGACTTTGATAAGTCTGTTAAATCATTACATGAACGTTTAAACGCAAACGCACATGCAGTTCAAATGCCAATCGGTTCAGCTGATACTTTTGAAGGTGTTATCGACTTAATCAACATGGTTGCTGATATCTATGACGAAGATAAGCTTGGTTCAAAGTGGGATACTGTTCCAGTTCCTGATGAATACAAGGAAGAAGCAACTAAGCGTCGTAACGAATTAATTGAAGCAGTTGCTGATGTTGATGATGGCATCATGGAAAAATACCTTGGTGGTGAAGAAATTTCTAATGATGAATTGAAGGCTGCTATCCGTAAAGCAACCATTAATTTGGAATTCTTCCCAGTATTTGCTGGTTCAGCATTTAAGAACAAGGGTGTTCAAATGATGCTTGATGGTGTTGTTGATTACTTACCATCACCATTAGACGTAAAGCCTTACGTTGCTCATGATCCTAAGACTGGCGATGAAGTAGAACTTAGAGCTAACGACAATGAACCATTTGCTGCTTTAGCATTTAAGATTGCTACTGACCCATTTGTTGGTCGTTTGACTTTCATCCGTGTTTACACTGGTTCTCTTGAATCAGGTTCATATGTATTGAACTCTTCAAAGAACTCTCGTGAACGTGTTGGTCGTTTGCTTCAAATGCACGCAAACTCAAGAACTGAAATTCCAGAAGTATTTTCAGGTGATATTGCCGGTGCTATTGGTTTGAAGAACACAACTACTGGTGACTCATTAACTGATCCAAAGCGCCCACTTATTTTGGAAAGTTTGGAAATTCCAGATCCAGTTATCCAAGTTTCTATTGAACCTAAGTCAAAAGCTGACCGTGATAAGATGGATGTTGCTTTACAAAAGCTTACTGAAGAAGACCCAACTTTCCGTGCAGAAACTAACCCAGAAACTGGTCAAACTTTGATCGCAGGTATGGGTGAATTACACTTAGATATCGAAGTAGAACGTATGAAGCGTGAATTCCACGTTGAAGCAACTATTGGTGAACCACAAGTTGCTTACCGTGAAACTTTCACTAAGGAAGCTAAGGCTCAAGGTAAGTTCGTTCGTCAATCAGGTGGTAAGGGTCAATACGGTGATGTTTGGATTGACTTTACTCCAAATGAAGAAGGTAAAGGTTACGAATTTGAAGATGCTATCGTTGGTGGTGTTGTTCCTCGTGAATTTATTCCTTCAGTTGACGCCGGTTTACAAGAAGCTATGAAGAATGGTGTTCTTGCAGGCTACCCATTAATCGATGTTAAGGCTAAGCTTTACGATGGTAGTTACCACGAAGTCGACTCTTCAGAAGCTGCATTTAAGGTTGCTGCATCACTTGCTCTTAGAAACGCTGCTTCTAAGGCCGGTGCTGTAATCTTAGAACCAATTATGAAGGTTCAAGTAACTACCCCTGAAGAATACTTAGGTGACGTTATGGGCTCAATTACCGCTCGTCGTGGTACTATGGACGGTATGGAAGATAGAGCTGGTGCTAAGGTATTGAATGCTATGGTTCCACTTGCTGAAATGTTTGGTTACGCAACTACTTTGCGTTCATCAACTCAAGGTCGTGGTACTTTCACTATGGTATTTGACCACTACGCTCCAACTCCTAAATCAATTCAAGATGAAATTATTAAAAAGCGTGGAACTAACGCAGAATAA
- the rpsL gene encoding 30S ribosomal protein S12 — MPTINQLVRKGRHSKTTKSKSPALNYGYNSMKKELVFNPAPQMRGVATRVGTMTPKKPNSALRKYARVRLSNLIEVTAYIPGEGHNLQEHSVVLIRGGRVKDLPGVRYHIIRGALDTAGVDGRKQSRSKYGTKKG, encoded by the coding sequence ATGCCAACCATTAACCAATTGGTAAGAAAAGGCCGTCACTCAAAGACGACTAAATCAAAGTCACCAGCTTTGAACTACGGTTACAACAGTATGAAGAAGGAATTAGTATTCAACCCAGCTCCACAAATGCGTGGGGTAGCAACTCGTGTTGGTACTATGACTCCAAAGAAGCCTAACTCAGCTTTACGTAAGTATGCCCGTGTACGTCTTTCAAACTTGATCGAAGTTACTGCATATATTCCAGGTGAAGGCCACAACTTGCAAGAACACTCTGTTGTTTTAATTCGTGGTGGTCGTGTAAAAGACCTTCCTGGTGTACGTTACCACATTATCCGTGGTGCCCTTGACACTGCTGGTGTTGATGGTAGAAAGCAAAGCCGTTCTAAGTACGGTACTAAGAAAGGTTAA
- the rpsJ gene encoding 30S ribosomal protein S10 produces MASQSIRIRLKSYEHGILDESAAKIVATAKRTGAEISGPVPLPTERTLYTVLRSPHKNKDSREQFEMRTHKRLIDILNPTPKTVDSLMKLDLPSGVDIEIKL; encoded by the coding sequence ATGGCAAGTCAATCAATTCGTATTAGACTAAAGTCTTACGAACATGGTATTCTCGATGAATCAGCTGCTAAGATCGTAGCTACTGCAAAGAGAACTGGAGCAGAAATTTCAGGTCCAGTTCCTCTTCCAACAGAAAGAACTTTATACACTGTTCTTCGTTCACCACACAAGAACAAGGATTCACGTGAACAGTTCGAAATGCGTACACATAAGCGTTTAATTGATATTTTGAATCCAACACCTAAGACTGTTGATTCATTAATGAAGCTTGATCTTCCAAGCGGTGTAGATATCGAAATTAAATTGTAA
- a CDS encoding type Z 30S ribosomal protein S14: MAKTSQKIRNRRPAKFSSREYTRCERCGRPHSVYRKFGLCRICLKELAHKGQIPGLKKASW; this comes from the coding sequence ATGGCTAAAACATCACAAAAAATTAGAAATCGTCGTCCTGCTAAATTCTCTTCACGCGAATATACACGTTGCGAGAGATGTGGTCGTCCACACTCCGTATACCGTAAGTTCGGTTTATGCCGTATTTGCTTAAAGGAATTAGCACACAAGGGTCAAATCCCTGGTCTTAAAAAGGCTAGTTGGTAG
- the rpmC gene encoding 50S ribosomal protein L29 codes for MKAKDIRSLTTDQMLEKEKQYKEELFNLRFQQATGQLENTARLNKVRKNIARIKTILSEKALEEN; via the coding sequence ATGAAGGCTAAAGATATCAGATCATTAACCACTGATCAAATGTTAGAAAAAGAAAAGCAATATAAAGAAGAACTCTTCAATTTGCGTTTCCAACAAGCAACGGGTCAATTAGAAAATACCGCTCGCTTGAACAAAGTCCGTAAGAATATCGCAAGAATTAAGACAATTCTTAGCGAAAAAGCATTAGAAGAAAATTAG
- the rplX gene encoding 50S ribosomal protein L24, whose protein sequence is MFVKTGDKVKVIAGKDKGKEGTVLSVNVKKNRVVVKGVNMIKKHQKPSQTDANGGVVESEGSIHASNVKVISKAEDKK, encoded by the coding sequence ATGTTTGTTAAAACTGGTGACAAGGTAAAAGTTATTGCCGGAAAAGATAAAGGTAAAGAAGGTACTGTTCTTTCTGTTAACGTTAAGAAGAACCGTGTGGTTGTTAAAGGCGTAAACATGATTAAGAAACACCAAAAGCCTTCACAAACTGATGCTAATGGTGGAGTAGTTGAATCAGAAGGTTCAATCCACGCATCAAACGTTAAAGTAATTTCAAAGGCAGAAGATAAGAAGTAG